In Ignavibacteria bacterium, the sequence TTTGTTAAAGAGTTACAGTATATTTTAGATGCTGTAAAAATTTCCATATTAATAATTTCGTTTCCTGGTATCAACAATTCTTGAAATTATTAATTTATTATTTAACACTCTATATATGATGTAATTATGCTTTGTGATTAGAAATTTTCTAAGATCTTTTCGTTTATTTGAAGTACTGCCAATATCAGGAAATTCTTTAATATTTTCAATTACAGTTTGCGTTTTTATATAAAAATCTTCTGCTGCCTGGTTTGACCAATCCAAAGACAAGTACTCCAAAATATCATTAAAATTTTTGCCCGCTTTTTTCAACCAGATTACTTCTTTAACCATTTTTTTGCTTCTTCCATAACCTGTTCATGTGGAATCAAATTACTTTCATCTTCACTTTCTTTTATTGAAAGATCAAGATCAGCTTTTTCTTCCGCTGTCAGTTCATCCCACCAGTCACCGCCGGATTTTTCGATATTCTGCTTCATAACAATAAAATACTCATAAAGCTTTGCAAGCTCTTTCTGATCTTCTATTTCATCTATCAGTTTATGAAAATTCGATTTTAACTCAAGTTGTGTCATTATAATTAACGTTCTTTAATGCATCTTTTTGCTTGCTTCAAACA encodes:
- a CDS encoding type II toxin-antitoxin system RelE/ParE family toxin, whose product is MVKEVIWLKKAGKNFNDILEYLSLDWSNQAAEDFYIKTQTVIENIKEFPDIGSTSNKRKDLRKFLITKHNYIIYRVLNNKLIISRIVDTRKRNY